A portion of the Salvelinus alpinus chromosome 33, SLU_Salpinus.1, whole genome shotgun sequence genome contains these proteins:
- the LOC139563343 gene encoding cytochrome P450 1A1, whose protein sequence is MVLMILPIIGSVSVSEGLVAMVTLCLVYMIMKYMHTEIPEGLKRLPGPKPLPIIGNVLEVHNNPHLSLTAMSERYGSVFQIQIGMRPVVVLSGSETVRQALIKQGEDFAGRPDLYSFKFINDGKSLAFSTDKAGVWRARRKLAMSALRSFATLEGSTPEYSCALEEHVCKEGEYLVKQLTSVMDVSGSFDPFRHIVVSVANVICGMCFGRRYSHDDQELLGLVNMSDEFGQVVGSGNPADFIPILRYLPNRTMKRFMDINDRFNTFVQKIVSEHYESYDKDNIRDITDSLIDHCEDRKLDENANIQVSDEKIVGIVNDLFGAGFDTISTALSWAVVYLVAYPEIQERLHQELKEKVGMIRTPRLSDKTNLPLLEAFILEIFRHSSFLPFTIPHCTVKDTSLNGYFIPKDTCVFINQWQVNHDPELWKEPSSFNPDRFLSADGTELNKLEGEKVLVFGMGKRRCIGEAIGRNEVYLFLAILLQRLRFQEKPGHPLDMTPEYGLTMKHKRCQLKASLRPWGQEE, encoded by the exons ATGGTTCTCATGATACTACCCATTATCGGCTCAGTCTCTGTGTCTGAGGGGCTGGTGGCCATGGTAACACTATGCCTGGTGTACATGATCATGAAGTACATGCACACAGAGATCCCAGAGGGACTAAAACGGCTCCCAGGACCAAAGCCCCTGCCCATCATCGGGAATGTGCTGGAGGTGCACAACAACCCTCACCTCAGCCTGACTGCCATGAGCGAGCGCTACGGCTCAGTCTTCCAGATCCAAATAGGGATGCGGCCTGTGGTTGTTCTGAGTGGCAGCGAGACAGTCCGCCAGGCTCTTATCAAGCAAGGGGAAGACTTCGCCGGGAGGCCCGATCTATACAGCTTCAAGTTCATCAACGACGGCAAGAGCTTGGCCTTTAGCACAGACAAGGCTGGGGTGTGGCGCGCCCGGCGCAAGCTAGCTATGAGCGCCCTTCGCTCTTTCGCCACCCTGGAGGGATCAACCCCAGAGTACTCCTGTGCCCTGGAGGAGCACGTCTGCAAGGAGGGAGAGTACCTGGTAAAACAGCTGACTTCCGTCATGGATGTCAGTGGCAGCTTTGACCCCTTCCGCCATATTGTTGTATCGGTGGCCAACGTCATCTGTGGAATGTGCTTCGGCCGGCGCTACAGCCATGATGACCAGGAGCTGTTGGGCTTGGTGAACATGAGTGATGAATTTGGGCAGGTGGTGGGCAGCGGCAACCCTGCAGACTTCATTCCCATCCTTCGTTACCTACCAAACCGCACCATGAAGAGGTTTATGGATATCAATGACCGTTTCAATACCTTTGTGCAGAAGATTGTCAGTGAGCACTATGAAAGCTATGACAAG GACAACATCCGTGACATCACTGACTCCCTCATTGACCACTGTGAGGACAGGAAACTAGATGAGAACGCCAACATCCAGGTGTCTGATGAGAAGATTGTGGGCATTGTCAATGATCTGTTTGGGGCAG GTTTTGACACCATCAGCACAGCTTTGTCATGGGCTGTTGTGTACCTTGTGGCTTACCCAGAGATCCAGGAAAGACTGCATCAGGAACTGA AGGAAAAGGTGGGAATGATTCGCACTCCCCGTCTCTCAGACAAAACCAACTTACCTCTGCTGGAAGCCTTCATCCTGGAGATCTTCCGGCACTCTTCCTTCCTGCCGTTCACCATCCCACACTG CACAGTCAAGGATACATCGCTCAATGGCTACTTCATTCCCAAGGACACCTGTGTCTTTATCAACCAGTGGCAGGTCAACCATGACCC GGAGCTGTGGAAGGAGCCTTCTTCATTCAACCCTGACCGTTTCCTGAGTGCTGATGGCACAGAACTTAacaaactggagggggagaagGTGCTCGTATTTGGCATGGGCAAGCGCCGCTGCATCGGTGAGGCCATCGGACGCAATGAGGTCTACCTCTTCTTGGCTATCCTGCTGCAAAGGCTGCGCTTCCAGGAGAAACCTGGGCACCCACTGGACATGACCCCAGAGTACGGCCTCACCATGAAGCACAAGCGCTGTCAGCTGAAGGCTAGCCTGCGGCCATGGGGGCAGGAGGAGTGA